A region of Streptomyces sp. R44 DNA encodes the following proteins:
- a CDS encoding ArsR/SmtB family transcription factor — protein sequence MSNATVLPLLEPAEVAPCCPPLTERPLNAEEAERTAKMFKALGDPVRLRLFSAVASHEGGEACVCDISDVGVSQPTVSHHLKKLKEAGLLSSERRGTWVYYRVEPAVLAAMGALLTKAAAA from the coding sequence ATGTCGAATGCCACCGTGCTGCCGCTCCTTGAGCCCGCCGAGGTCGCCCCCTGCTGCCCGCCGCTCACCGAGCGCCCGCTGAACGCCGAGGAGGCCGAGCGGACCGCGAAGATGTTCAAGGCCCTCGGCGATCCGGTCCGGCTGCGCCTGTTCTCCGCGGTCGCCTCGCACGAGGGCGGCGAGGCATGCGTCTGCGACATCTCCGACGTCGGCGTCTCCCAGCCGACCGTCTCCCACCACCTGAAGAAGCTGAAGGAGGCGGGTCTGCTCTCCTCCGAGCGGCGCGGCACCTGGGTCTACTACCGGGTCGAGCCGGCCGTCCTCGCCGCCATGGGCGCGCTCCTCACCAAGGCTGCCGCCGCGTGA